In the Blastocatellia bacterium genome, one interval contains:
- a CDS encoding efflux RND transporter periplasmic adaptor subunit — translation MKKTFITLALVSTLAFAACGKKAVESAEAQSNSNRAPERVEVAVAPVVERTAARGIEVVGSLSAEDEVTVSSQASGNLDNITVDVGSAVQRGQSIGRIDPRELNLKVEQAEAALRQAEARLGLAPGQRLDPERTPDVRQAKAGLERARYDLNAARNLVDNGDISKQQVDVYQKTFEQAEARHQAALENVRNLAAQIEEKRAALALAKKQLGDTAIISPISGVVKEKLASRGEYMQPGKAIITIVQINPLRLKLEVPEAFAANIKSGQEVSLKVDTFGDRQFRGTIRRINPSVDEKNRSLIAEAEVRNDGALLRPGMFARAEIVSNRQGTALMVPEKAVVSLAGINKVFVLDGDHAAERQVKLGARDGSLVEIIEGVKLGDRVVTTNADRLHDGAMVSAS, via the coding sequence ATGAAGAAAACATTTATCACGCTCGCGCTCGTCTCGACTCTGGCCTTTGCCGCCTGCGGCAAGAAGGCGGTCGAGAGCGCCGAAGCGCAAAGCAACAGCAACCGCGCGCCCGAGCGCGTCGAGGTCGCGGTTGCGCCGGTCGTCGAGCGCACGGCGGCGCGCGGCATCGAAGTCGTCGGCTCGCTTTCAGCCGAAGACGAGGTCACGGTGTCGAGCCAGGCGTCTGGTAATCTGGACAACATAACCGTAGATGTCGGCTCAGCGGTGCAGCGCGGCCAGAGCATCGGGCGCATTGACCCGCGAGAATTGAATCTTAAAGTCGAGCAGGCCGAAGCGGCGTTGCGCCAGGCGGAAGCGCGGCTCGGACTCGCTCCGGGTCAGCGGCTTGACCCGGAGCGCACGCCTGACGTGCGGCAGGCGAAAGCCGGGCTTGAGCGGGCGCGCTACGATCTGAACGCCGCCCGCAATCTGGTGGACAACGGCGACATCTCGAAACAGCAAGTCGACGTTTATCAAAAGACCTTCGAGCAAGCCGAGGCGCGTCATCAGGCGGCGCTCGAAAACGTTCGCAACCTCGCGGCGCAGATCGAAGAGAAGCGCGCGGCGCTGGCGCTTGCGAAAAAACAGCTCGGCGACACGGCGATCATTTCGCCCATCAGCGGCGTCGTCAAAGAAAAGCTCGCCTCGCGCGGCGAGTATATGCAGCCGGGCAAAGCGATCATCACTATCGTGCAGATCAACCCGCTGCGCCTGAAGCTCGAAGTGCCCGAAGCTTTTGCCGCCAACATCAAATCCGGGCAAGAGGTGTCATTAAAAGTGGACACCTTCGGCGACCGGCAGTTCCGCGGAACGATTCGCCGCATCAATCCTTCGGTTGACGAAAAGAACCGCTCGCTGATCGCCGAGGCCGAAGTCCGCAACGACGGCGCGCTGCTCAGGCCGGGCATGTTCGCGCGCGCCGAGATTGTCTCGAACCGCCAGGGCACGGCGCTGATGGTTCCCGAAAAGGCGGTTGTATCGCTCGCCGGCATCAACAAAGTCTTCGTGCTGGACGGCGATCATGCCGCCGAGCGACAGGTGAAACTCGGCGCGCGCGACGGCTCGCTGGTTGAAATCATCGAAGGCGTTAAGCTCGGCGACCGCGTCGTTACAACCAACGCTGACCGTCTGCACGACGGCGCTATGGTTTCGGCATCCTGA
- a CDS encoding efflux RND transporter permease subunit, whose translation MQKLAEICIKRPVFATMIGVALIVIGLFAYLKLGVDLFPKVEFPTVTITTVLPGASPEEVETQITKRVEEAVNTIEGIDELRSVSAEGVSQVFITFVLERPADSAASDVRDRVNRILRDLPEDVEPPVIEKLDVDAAPILSIAVSGKRSLREITEVVDKRVKQNIESMGGVGQVRFIGDRKREVQVYLDPDKLRAYNLSVDQVRQGLASQNVEIPGGRIDQGAKELTLRTLGRIERVEDFNSLIIANVGAAPIRVREIGYVEDGVEEPRTVARLDGEQAVVLEVRKQSGTNTVEVVDAVKQRLQEIKKELPADFRIQIVRDQSVFIKGSFEAIQEHLILGALFAALVVLVFIRDFRATLISSVAIPTSIIATYALMLYLNLTLNNITMLALVLCVGIVIDDAIVVLENIFHFIEEEGMPPMQAAIAGTKDVGLAVMATTFSLVIIFLPLAFMTGIVGRFMSGFGWTCAFAIMVSLFVSFTLTPMLASRFIKRKPGGHKTKESRLYRYIDGPYSAMLRWSMAHRKTVMLGALIVMLSTGWLFKHIGVDFLPQDDQSQMEVTLRLPEGTSLEATDAMVREITDKMRGDLPQGLIDHVLTTVGGDQQQRVNRASIFFEFIPMDKRKVTQAQLIEAARGWFAGQGKYKDYHPAVMPPAAFSGGGNQNVEIVYVIRGPEIAKLKEYSARVTDLLRRTPGAVDVDTSLEEGKPEVRVNINRDKASDLGVSVGSIATALRTMVGGQVISSYRSGDDRYDVRLRVDKTYRDSPEAIAKLFVPSIKAGNVRLDSVVALDTGIGPAQIDRYNRQRQAIITCNVARGHASSEIINALTTQLPSIGLEAGYDAGFSGRSREMGRAMGAFLLAFLLSLTLMYMILAAQFESFIHPVTILLSLPLSVPFAIFSLMVTGQNFSIIYSSIGVLMLFGIVKKNSILQIDHANNLRRLKGMPRYEAIIKACRDRMRPILMTTFALCAGMTPMAFGTGPGAMSRRSVAIMIIGGQLLCLLLTLLVTPVAYSLFDDAATSPRWARFGRVVSWPFAWARRKAASVTSSFLGLFR comes from the coding sequence ATGCAAAAGCTCGCAGAGATATGTATCAAGCGGCCTGTGTTTGCGACCATGATCGGCGTCGCTTTGATCGTCATCGGTCTGTTCGCTTACCTGAAGCTCGGCGTTGATCTCTTCCCGAAGGTCGAGTTCCCGACGGTCACGATAACCACCGTGCTGCCGGGCGCATCGCCCGAAGAGGTCGAGACGCAAATCACCAAGCGCGTCGAAGAAGCGGTGAACACCATCGAAGGCATTGACGAATTGCGCTCGGTCTCTGCCGAAGGCGTGTCGCAGGTCTTCATCACTTTCGTCTTGGAGCGCCCGGCAGACAGCGCCGCCTCGGATGTGCGCGACCGCGTCAACCGCATCCTCCGCGACCTGCCCGAAGACGTCGAGCCGCCGGTGATTGAAAAGCTAGACGTGGACGCCGCGCCGATCCTTTCCATCGCGGTGTCGGGCAAACGCAGCTTGCGCGAGATTACAGAGGTCGTTGATAAGCGCGTCAAGCAGAACATCGAATCTATGGGAGGCGTCGGTCAGGTGCGCTTCATCGGCGACCGCAAGCGCGAAGTGCAGGTCTACCTCGACCCCGACAAGCTGCGCGCCTACAACCTGAGCGTTGATCAGGTAAGGCAAGGGCTGGCCTCTCAGAACGTCGAGATTCCCGGTGGGCGCATCGATCAGGGCGCGAAGGAATTGACGCTGCGCACACTGGGTCGCATCGAACGCGTCGAAGATTTCAATAGCCTGATTATCGCCAATGTCGGCGCCGCGCCGATTCGCGTTCGCGAGATTGGTTATGTCGAAGACGGCGTCGAAGAGCCGCGCACCGTCGCCCGCCTGGACGGCGAACAGGCCGTTGTACTTGAAGTCCGTAAGCAATCGGGCACCAATACAGTCGAGGTCGTTGACGCCGTCAAGCAGCGTTTGCAAGAGATCAAAAAAGAATTGCCGGCGGATTTCCGCATCCAGATCGTTCGCGACCAATCGGTCTTCATCAAGGGCTCGTTCGAGGCGATTCAAGAACACTTAATTCTGGGGGCGCTGTTTGCCGCGCTGGTCGTGTTGGTCTTTATCCGCGATTTCCGCGCGACGCTGATTTCGAGCGTCGCCATCCCGACTTCGATCATCGCAACCTATGCGTTAATGCTCTATCTCAACCTGACGCTCAACAACATCACGATGCTGGCGCTCGTCTTGTGCGTCGGCATCGTCATTGATGACGCCATCGTCGTTCTGGAAAACATCTTCCACTTCATCGAAGAAGAAGGAATGCCGCCGATGCAAGCGGCCATCGCCGGCACCAAAGACGTGGGGTTGGCGGTCATGGCGACGACCTTTTCGCTGGTGATTATCTTCCTGCCGCTGGCCTTTATGACCGGCATTGTGGGCCGGTTCATGAGCGGCTTCGGCTGGACGTGCGCCTTTGCGATCATGGTGTCGCTGTTCGTCAGCTTCACGCTGACGCCGATGCTGGCTTCACGTTTCATCAAGCGCAAGCCCGGCGGTCACAAGACGAAAGAGTCTCGCCTCTACCGCTACATTGATGGCCCTTACTCAGCGATGCTCCGCTGGTCAATGGCGCACCGCAAGACGGTGATGCTCGGCGCGCTCATCGTCATGCTTTCGACCGGCTGGCTCTTCAAGCACATCGGCGTGGACTTTCTGCCGCAGGACGATCAGTCGCAGATGGAAGTGACGCTGAGACTGCCCGAAGGCACATCGCTGGAAGCAACCGACGCGATGGTGCGCGAGATCACCGACAAGATGCGCGGCGATTTGCCGCAAGGGCTCATCGATCACGTGTTGACCACAGTCGGCGGCGACCAGCAACAGCGCGTCAACCGCGCCTCGATCTTCTTCGAGTTCATCCCGATGGATAAGCGCAAGGTCACGCAAGCGCAACTGATCGAAGCAGCGCGCGGCTGGTTCGCCGGGCAAGGCAAGTACAAAGATTATCACCCGGCGGTGATGCCGCCGGCGGCGTTTTCCGGCGGCGGCAATCAGAACGTCGAGATCGTCTACGTCATTCGCGGCCCGGAGATCGCTAAGCTGAAAGAGTACTCGGCGCGCGTGACAGACTTGCTGCGCCGGACGCCGGGCGCGGTTGACGTCGACACCTCGCTCGAAGAAGGCAAGCCCGAAGTGCGCGTCAACATCAACCGCGACAAGGCGAGCGACCTCGGTGTATCGGTCGGCTCGATTGCTACGGCGTTGCGCACGATGGTCGGCGGCCAGGTGATTTCGTCATACCGCTCGGGCGATGACAGGTATGACGTGCGCCTGCGCGTCGACAAGACCTACCGCGACAGCCCCGAAGCGATTGCCAAGCTCTTCGTGCCTTCGATCAAGGCCGGCAATGTTCGGCTCGATAGCGTGGTCGCTCTCGACACAGGCATCGGCCCGGCGCAGATTGATCGCTACAACCGCCAGCGCCAGGCGATCATTACCTGCAACGTGGCGCGCGGCCATGCGTCGTCGGAAATCATCAACGCGCTGACCACGCAACTGCCGAGCATCGGCCTGGAAGCCGGGTACGACGCCGGCTTCAGCGGGCGCTCACGCGAGATGGGCCGCGCGATGGGCGCGTTTCTGCTGGCTTTCCTGCTGTCGCTGACGCTGATGTACATGATTCTGGCGGCGCAGTTCGAGAGCTTCATCCACCCGGTGACGATCCTTTTGAGCCTGCCGCTGTCTGTGCCGTTCGCCATCTTCTCGCTGATGGTCACGGGGCAGAATTTCTCGATCATCTATTCGTCCATCGGCGTGCTGATGTTGTTCGGCATCGTCAAGAAGAATTCGATCTTGCAGATCGATCACGCCAATAATCTGCGCCGGCTCAAAGGCATGCCGCGTTACGAAGCGATCATCAAAGCCTGCCGCGACCGCATGCGCCCCATCCTGATGACGACGTTTGCGCTCTGTGCAGGGATGACGCCGATGGCCTTTGGCACGGGGCCGGGCGCGATGTCGCGCCGCTCGGTGGCGATTATGATCATCGGCGGGCAGTTGCTCTGTCTGTTATTGACATTACTGGTGACGCCTGTGGCCTATTCACTGTTTGACGACGCGGCGACTTCACCGCGCTGGGCGCGCTTCGGCCGCGTCGTGAGCTGGCCATTTGCCTGGGCGCGCCGCAAAGCGGCGTCGGTGACGTCTTCGTTTCTCGGCCTGTTCAGGTAA
- a CDS encoding TolC family protein — MVNPKRFFSHRVACGLLSLTLAVATPMATAAQIVKLPQAAAQEPKPATVETPAIPRVGVDESQALALTLFDVVKLALQNNREMEVERVNVQQAEYDLFAARGARDLTVSNATYYENRTVPVGSILSGGPNGSLTTKTLNFDFNAQQLLPTGATWQAQLTNARGESNSQFVSLNPQYNTALTFQIRQPLLRSFSIDDARRRIRIASRRLDMTDSQFRQKAIDIVARAQRSYWDLVFALRDVQIRRESVELARTQLERNRRMVNEGTLAPIDLVSVEVELERRNETLLTATEAVTRAENALKQLMLGDRTAAEWNKALIPTDAPEMREEHYSLSDAVTAAFANRPELAQNSLQQEINKVDVRFFENQTKPQVDLIAQYTTTGLSGTVTSTANPFAGSTLLLVDRLNQISDTLGLPPVVLPPSGALPGFLVGGYGQSLSNLFSNDFRAVRFGVSFSFPLKNRTAEGQLGHALAESRKIDAQRKTIEQAIEVEVRNALQSVETTRLRVETARASRVAAQKQLDSEQRRFQAGISTTYFVLERQNALSEAQGRELRATTDYNKSLSELQRVMGTTLTTANVELKPATTAQK, encoded by the coding sequence ATGGTGAATCCTAAACGGTTCTTCTCTCATCGTGTCGCGTGTGGATTGCTATCGCTGACGCTCGCCGTTGCGACCCCGATGGCAACCGCCGCACAGATCGTCAAACTGCCGCAGGCGGCGGCGCAAGAGCCGAAGCCTGCGACCGTCGAAACGCCCGCCATACCGCGCGTCGGCGTAGACGAATCGCAGGCGCTGGCGCTCACCTTATTCGATGTCGTCAAGCTCGCCTTGCAGAACAACCGCGAGATGGAAGTCGAGCGCGTCAACGTGCAACAGGCCGAATACGACTTGTTTGCGGCGCGCGGCGCGCGTGACCTGACGGTTAGCAACGCGACTTATTACGAGAACCGCACCGTGCCGGTCGGCTCGATTCTTTCCGGCGGCCCGAACGGCAGCCTGACGACAAAAACGCTGAACTTTGATTTCAACGCGCAGCAGCTTTTGCCGACCGGCGCGACCTGGCAGGCGCAGTTGACGAACGCCCGCGGCGAGTCGAATAGTCAGTTCGTCTCGCTCAATCCGCAGTACAACACGGCGCTGACGTTTCAGATTCGCCAGCCGCTGCTGCGCAGCTTTTCCATTGATGACGCGCGCCGCCGCATTCGCATCGCCAGCCGCCGCCTCGATATGACCGACAGCCAGTTCCGCCAGAAAGCCATTGACATCGTTGCCCGCGCCCAGCGGTCATACTGGGACCTGGTCTTCGCGCTGCGCGACGTGCAGATTCGCCGCGAGTCGGTCGAGCTGGCGCGCACACAGCTTGAGCGCAACCGCCGCATGGTCAACGAAGGCACGCTGGCGCCTATCGATCTGGTCTCGGTCGAAGTCGAGCTTGAGCGTCGCAATGAAACCTTGCTCACGGCGACCGAAGCCGTAACCCGCGCTGAAAACGCTTTGAAGCAGTTGATGCTCGGTGACCGCACGGCGGCGGAGTGGAACAAAGCCCTGATCCCGACCGACGCGCCAGAGATGCGTGAGGAGCATTACAGCTTGAGCGACGCCGTCACCGCGGCCTTCGCCAACCGCCCGGAGCTGGCGCAGAACAGCCTGCAACAGGAGATCAACAAAGTTGACGTGCGGTTTTTCGAGAATCAGACGAAACCGCAGGTTGACCTGATTGCGCAGTACACGACGACGGGCTTGAGCGGCACGGTCACTTCAACCGCCAACCCGTTCGCCGGCTCGACGCTCTTGCTGGTTGATCGGCTCAATCAAATCAGCGACACGCTCGGATTGCCGCCGGTGGTATTGCCGCCGAGCGGCGCGCTGCCCGGCTTTCTGGTCGGCGGTTACGGGCAGAGCTTATCGAATCTGTTCAGCAATGATTTTCGCGCCGTGCGCTTCGGCGTCTCGTTCAGCTTTCCGCTGAAGAACCGCACCGCCGAAGGGCAGCTCGGTCATGCCCTTGCCGAAAGCCGCAAGATCGATGCGCAGCGCAAGACGATTGAGCAGGCCATCGAGGTCGAAGTGCGCAACGCCCTGCAATCGGTCGAAACGACGCGGCTGCGGGTCGAGACGGCGCGCGCTTCACGGGTGGCGGCGCAGAAACAGCTAGACAGTGAACAGCGCCGCTTTCAGGCGGGAATCTCGACGACCTACTTTGTGCTTGAGCGCCAGAATGCTTTAAGCGAAGCGCAGGGCCGCGAGCTGCGCGCGACGACCGATTATAACAAGTCGCTATCGGAGCTTCAGCGGGTGATGGGCACAACCTTGACGACGGCGAACGTCGAATTGAAACCCGCGACAACGGCGCAAAAATAA
- a CDS encoding ATP-binding protein has translation MLPEAANLNPVPCASCGGTGWEFVEGKGVRPCKCKKTGRADVLLQHSRIPSRFLHCNFDNFEVLQPSLARALMTTRKFVEEYPVVDVGLLYLGRCGVGKTHLAVAALKELINKGIPGLFYDFRDLLKEIQDSYNPNTHNSELKILAPVFEAEVLVLDEMGASKPTEWVQETMTHIINKRYNEKKVTLFTSNYLDIPIGSSYDETLTDRVGVRLRSRLHEMCRSILIEGDDFRELIKQRRGGRFSA, from the coding sequence ATGTTACCAGAAGCGGCAAATTTGAATCCGGTGCCGTGTGCCTCTTGTGGCGGCACGGGCTGGGAATTTGTCGAAGGCAAAGGCGTGCGCCCATGCAAATGCAAGAAGACGGGGCGCGCCGATGTGCTGTTGCAACATTCGCGTATCCCGAGCCGCTTCCTGCATTGCAACTTCGATAACTTCGAAGTGTTGCAGCCGTCGCTGGCGCGCGCGTTGATGACGACGCGCAAGTTCGTCGAAGAGTACCCGGTCGTTGACGTCGGCCTGCTTTATCTTGGGCGCTGCGGCGTTGGTAAGACTCACCTGGCGGTGGCCGCGCTGAAAGAGCTAATCAACAAAGGCATACCCGGACTGTTCTACGATTTCCGCGACCTGCTCAAAGAGATTCAAGACAGCTACAACCCGAACACCCACAATTCGGAGCTGAAGATTCTCGCGCCGGTCTTCGAGGCCGAAGTCCTGGTGCTCGACGAGATGGGGGCCAGCAAGCCGACCGAGTGGGTGCAGGAGACGATGACCCACATCATCAACAAGCGATACAACGAAAAGAAAGTCACGCTCTTCACTTCCAACTATCTCGACATACCCATCGGCTCGTCGTACGACGAAACGCTGACGGATCGCGTCGGCGTGCGCCTGCGCTCGCGGCTGCACGAAATGTGCCGCTCTATCCTGATTGAAGGCGACGATTTCCGCGAGCTGATCAAGCAGCGGCGCGGCGGTCGCTTCTCGGCTTAA
- the ruvA gene encoding Holliday junction branch migration protein RuvA: MIAQLTGKLAHKQPNSIIIDVGGVGYEVTVPLSTFYELGEPGSDISLRIHTNVREDAIQLFGFRTFNEKELFLKLTSVTGIGPKLAVTMLSGLAANDLIAAIRNNDLARLTGIPGVGRKTAERLVVELREKLAKMTFEAGEVEPAGAQGAGVSREAVRDDTVAALLALGYPKAVAEKAVERALGEAGEGSIEAVLKRALRRMSR; encoded by the coding sequence TTGATCGCGCAACTGACCGGCAAGCTGGCTCACAAACAACCCAACAGCATTATCATCGATGTCGGCGGCGTCGGCTATGAAGTGACCGTGCCGCTTTCGACGTTTTATGAGCTGGGCGAGCCCGGCTCGGACATTTCGCTGCGCATCCATACCAACGTGCGCGAAGATGCGATTCAACTATTCGGCTTTCGCACGTTCAACGAAAAAGAACTGTTCTTAAAGCTCACCAGCGTCACCGGCATCGGCCCGAAGCTCGCCGTCACGATGTTGTCAGGGCTAGCGGCCAACGATTTGATTGCGGCGATCAGGAATAATGATCTGGCGCGGCTCACAGGCATTCCGGGCGTCGGGCGCAAGACCGCCGAGCGACTGGTCGTCGAGCTGCGCGAGAAACTGGCGAAGATGACTTTTGAAGCCGGCGAGGTCGAGCCCGCGGGGGCGCAAGGCGCGGGCGTCAGCCGAGAGGCGGTGCGCGATGACACGGTCGCCGCGCTGCTGGCGCTCGGTTATCCGAAGGCGGTCGCTGAAAAGGCCGTCGAGCGCGCGCTGGGAGAGGCGGGCGAAGGCTCGATTGAAGCGGTGCTGAAGCGCGCGCTGCGCCGCATGTCGCGTTGA
- a CDS encoding protein kinase encodes MVSRSISHYRVLRKLGEGGMGEVYLAEDTRLARQVALKVLPPHVAADEDRVRRFVLEAKAASALNHPNILTVYDIGDSENSRFIATELVNGETLRSRLRRAPFSLRESVDVAMQVASALTAAHGAGIIHRDIKPENIMVRPDGLVKVLDFGLAKLLAPIRGAADSEAETLAKGMTRPGSILGTLQYMSPEQVRGQSLDARSDLFSLGAVLYEMLNGKGLFDKPTQSDVIAAILMEAPILSDLPPQLQSIVAKSLQKDKAKRYQTSQELLLDLKRLNRELELSDQPVAVSPQTGEVAAFATSIMTARRFSLRQTLAILLLACLALIAVWWFAVRRPATTPAPLKITEVATWRSAPGEGYSVGSLSPDGSRVAFVTNIGGARNISVKQTAVNDSRVQTIKDGPYTDQPIWSPDGQEIAYFSTRGNQHGLWRVAYLGGSPSLIQSVPAADTKPRYWSKSGELYYEAKQNLFALNVKLGQTSQLTSFDSASTSAYSLNISPDEKQIVYIAVEGEQWGVWTMPARGGAARQVVNSAAEIRNAVWHSDSRRILYSALVDGVFQIFVTDTDASQPAQITFGDSDCFVLDVATDGAKILYGSSKEESDVWSVSITGEETALTSDLNSELWPSIAPDCKTVAYLSVKNLSQGDKLASGAILLKPTYSDASPTQLAADAFMPTWSPDGKQVAFMREADGVYNIWAIQAVGGEARQLTNGGVLAVPLSVMPYNRTQTSDFGWSPDGRRIVYRSKKSGAPNLWLVSADGANDTQVTDNRDSNLRYYSPLWSSDGKRLAYTSKPDNAVDGKTINRVWVVDVETRTAQTVFQSENFLRLLGWSEDGKRLIFATLNAKPSAASLPDISIAETSVAPGESHTLAKLQSAYLYNIHLSADGRMIAYVGQPDGKDNLYTMPTGGGAPKKLTANTDARLYFSSLAWSPDGKAIYFGKQWRHSLLSMISNFK; translated from the coding sequence ATGGTTTCCCGTAGCATCTCGCATTACCGCGTCCTGAGAAAGCTCGGCGAGGGCGGCATGGGCGAAGTCTATCTCGCCGAAGACACGCGCCTTGCGCGGCAAGTGGCGCTGAAGGTTTTGCCGCCCCATGTCGCCGCAGATGAAGATCGCGTGCGCCGCTTTGTCCTGGAAGCGAAGGCGGCATCGGCGCTCAATCATCCGAACATCCTGACCGTTTACGACATTGGCGACAGTGAGAATTCACGATTCATCGCCACCGAATTAGTCAATGGCGAAACCTTGCGCAGCCGCCTGAGACGAGCGCCATTCTCTTTGCGCGAATCCGTTGACGTCGCCATGCAAGTCGCTTCGGCGCTCACCGCGGCGCACGGCGCAGGCATCATCCATCGCGACATCAAGCCGGAAAACATCATGGTCAGGCCCGATGGTCTGGTCAAAGTCCTCGATTTCGGCCTCGCCAAACTGCTCGCGCCGATTCGTGGCGCGGCTGACTCGGAAGCTGAAACGCTCGCTAAGGGAATGACACGGCCCGGCAGCATTCTGGGGACGCTGCAATATATGTCGCCTGAGCAGGTGCGCGGGCAATCGCTTGATGCGCGCTCAGACCTCTTCAGCCTTGGGGCTGTGCTTTACGAGATGCTCAATGGCAAGGGGCTTTTCGACAAACCGACACAAAGCGACGTGATCGCTGCCATTTTGATGGAAGCGCCAATATTGAGCGACCTTCCGCCCCAGTTGCAGAGTATCGTCGCCAAGTCGTTGCAGAAGGATAAAGCGAAGCGCTACCAGACCAGTCAGGAACTGCTGCTCGACCTCAAGCGCCTCAATCGCGAGCTGGAACTGAGCGACCAGCCAGTGGCGGTCTCGCCGCAAACCGGAGAAGTCGCGGCCTTCGCCACCAGCATAATGACGGCGCGGCGTTTTTCGCTGCGTCAGACGCTAGCCATTCTACTGCTGGCGTGCCTGGCTCTGATCGCGGTGTGGTGGTTTGCCGTGCGGCGTCCGGCGACGACTCCGGCACCGCTGAAAATAACCGAGGTCGCTACCTGGCGTAGCGCGCCTGGCGAAGGCTACAGCGTCGGCTCCTTATCGCCCGACGGCTCACGGGTCGCTTTTGTTACCAATATCGGTGGCGCTCGTAACATTAGTGTCAAACAAACCGCCGTCAATGACTCACGCGTGCAGACGATCAAAGACGGGCCCTACACGGATCAGCCGATCTGGTCGCCTGACGGCCAGGAGATCGCCTATTTTTCGACGCGGGGCAATCAACATGGCCTCTGGCGCGTGGCTTATTTGGGCGGCTCGCCGTCACTGATTCAAAGTGTCCCGGCCGCCGATACTAAACCGCGCTACTGGTCAAAGAGCGGCGAGCTTTACTACGAAGCCAAGCAAAACCTATTTGCGCTCAACGTCAAATTGGGACAGACGTCACAATTGACGAGCTTCGATTCGGCAAGCACTTCGGCTTACTCTCTCAACATCTCGCCCGACGAAAAGCAGATTGTTTATATCGCCGTAGAGGGCGAACAGTGGGGCGTTTGGACGATGCCGGCGCGCGGCGGCGCGGCGCGGCAAGTCGTCAACAGCGCGGCGGAAATCCGCAACGCCGTCTGGCATTCCGACAGCCGGCGGATTTTATACAGCGCGCTGGTGGACGGAGTATTTCAAATCTTCGTGACCGACACCGATGCCAGTCAGCCCGCGCAAATCACCTTCGGCGATAGTGACTGCTTTGTGCTCGACGTGGCGACCGATGGCGCGAAGATTCTTTACGGGTCATCGAAAGAAGAATCCGACGTCTGGAGTGTCAGCATCACCGGCGAAGAGACGGCGCTCACCTCTGACCTCAACTCTGAGTTGTGGCCGAGCATTGCGCCCGACTGCAAAACGGTGGCCTACTTGTCGGTCAAGAACCTGAGCCAGGGCGATAAGCTTGCCAGCGGCGCGATACTGCTCAAGCCAACCTATTCCGATGCGTCGCCGACGCAGCTCGCCGCCGATGCTTTTATGCCCACATGGTCGCCTGACGGCAAACAGGTGGCCTTCATGCGAGAGGCGGACGGGGTATATAACATCTGGGCCATTCAAGCGGTGGGGGGCGAAGCCAGGCAACTGACCAATGGGGGCGTACTGGCTGTTCCCCTCTCGGTTATGCCCTATAATCGCACGCAAACCAGTGATTTTGGCTGGTCGCCGGATGGCAGGAGAATCGTTTATCGCTCGAAAAAGTCGGGAGCGCCAAACCTCTGGCTGGTCTCGGCAGACGGCGCAAACGACACCCAAGTCACTGACAACCGCGATTCCAACCTGCGTTATTACAGCCCATTGTGGTCGTCGGATGGCAAGCGTCTGGCTTATACCTCAAAGCCAGATAACGCGGTTGATGGCAAGACGATCAATCGTGTCTGGGTGGTCGACGTCGAAACCCGGACGGCGCAAACGGTCTTTCAGTCAGAGAACTTTTTGCGCCTGCTCGGGTGGTCAGAGGATGGCAAGAGGCTAATTTTTGCTACTCTTAATGCCAAGCCGAGTGCGGCGTCTTTACCTGACATCAGCATCGCCGAAACCTCTGTCGCTCCTGGCGAGTCGCATACGCTGGCCAAGCTTCAGTCAGCTTATCTGTACAACATTCACCTGTCGGCAGACGGACGAATGATCGCCTATGTCGGGCAACCGGATGGCAAAGACAATCTCTATACAATGCCGACGGGCGGCGGCGCGCCCAAAAAGCTGACAGCGAACACCGATGCGAGGCTGTACTTCTCCAGCCTCGCCTGGTCGCCCGACGGCAAGGCGATCTATTTCGGCAAGCAGTGGCGTCACAGCTTGCTTTCGATGATCTCCAACTTCAAATGA
- a CDS encoding BON domain-containing protein, producing the protein MARRNLLITLMALSLLLGGTVATTDTGLAKTPRQTAVSSRAQNPCATKTDAEIVAEINGKIKADKRFNGQWRHFNVSSINHVVTINGWVNGRVQYNDFLKYARTKCVKKLRIKEGKDVFFFPYLHVGCPTGMKFCGDICIERNQDCNLIQ; encoded by the coding sequence ATGGCTAGACGAAATCTCTTGATAACCCTGATGGCACTTTCTCTACTGCTCGGTGGCACGGTCGCAACCACCGACACCGGCCTGGCCAAAACGCCACGGCAGACGGCAGTCTCCAGCCGGGCGCAGAACCCTTGCGCCACCAAAACGGATGCCGAAATCGTCGCCGAAATTAATGGAAAGATTAAGGCCGATAAACGCTTCAATGGCCAATGGAGGCATTTCAATGTCAGCTCAATTAACCACGTTGTTACGATCAATGGTTGGGTCAATGGGCGGGTTCAATACAACGACTTCCTTAAGTATGCCCGAACCAAGTGTGTCAAGAAGCTAAGAATAAAGGAGGGAAAAGACGTTTTCTTCTTTCCCTACCTCCATGTGGGATGCCCAACCGGGATGAAATTCTGTGGCGACATCTGCATTGAGCGGAATCAGGACTGTAACCTGATTCAATAG